Proteins encoded within one genomic window of Polycladomyces zharkentensis:
- a CDS encoding DUF2269 family protein: protein MDYQIALFIHIVSIATWFGGLSMMAIWLRNTVRGESTDAQASLRAAHRANMTMLVPTAVLALITGLYMLITGEWGSDKPLWLLIKERFASIWVLIYVLLFSFAGGKLLKKAQEENDAGNAVKRYILWLNLSLAILTLIILVVTFRFS, encoded by the coding sequence TTGGATTACCAAATCGCCCTGTTTATTCATATCGTTTCCATCGCCACTTGGTTTGGGGGATTGTCCATGATGGCCATTTGGCTTCGGAATACTGTTCGCGGGGAATCGACAGATGCACAAGCGTCACTCCGGGCCGCTCATCGGGCCAACATGACCATGCTGGTACCGACGGCTGTACTGGCGCTCATCACCGGACTGTATATGCTGATAACCGGTGAATGGGGGAGCGACAAGCCGTTGTGGTTGCTGATCAAAGAGCGCTTCGCCAGCATATGGGTTCTGATCTACGTTTTGTTGTTTTCCTTCGCCGGCGGCAAACTGCTGAAGAAAGCACAAGAAGAAAATGATGCGGGAAACGCGGTCAAGCGCTACATTCTATGGCTCAATCTCTCTTTGGCGATTTTAACGCTGATCATCTTGGTTGTGACATTCAGATTCTCCTGA
- a CDS encoding class I SAM-dependent methyltransferase, with the protein MLDHAVFLLKFLRSPRSIGSIVPSSPFLAHEMMKPIDWKHSYVIVELGAGTGALTRYIQRWKKADSHALIFEKDTQLRNRLKTAYPDLLFASDARYLSRELHKHDLGQADCILSGLPFANFSPPLRDRILREVQRSLRPNGLFITFQYTLQMKQHLEQQFPSVEIVFTPWNIPPAFVYICRNHV; encoded by the coding sequence GTGCTGGATCACGCCGTCTTTTTGCTAAAATTCCTGCGATCCCCCAGAAGCATTGGCAGCATTGTACCCAGTTCGCCTTTTTTGGCTCATGAGATGATGAAACCCATTGATTGGAAACACTCGTACGTCATCGTGGAGCTGGGTGCGGGAACGGGTGCATTGACACGATATATTCAGCGATGGAAAAAGGCGGACAGTCACGCCCTGATTTTTGAAAAGGATACGCAGCTGCGGAATCGTCTGAAAACGGCGTATCCTGATCTCCTTTTCGCCTCTGATGCCCGTTATTTGTCCCGCGAACTCCACAAACATGACTTAGGACAAGCAGACTGCATACTTAGCGGACTGCCGTTCGCCAACTTCTCCCCACCACTGCGAGACAGAATTTTGCGCGAAGTGCAACGTTCGCTGAGACCCAACGGCCTTTTCATCACGTTCCAATACACACTTCAGATGAAGCAGCATTTGGAGCAACAGTTCCCTTCAGTTGAAATCGTGTTCACGCCATGGAACATTCCGCCCGCTTTCGTATACATCTGCCGAAACCATGTATGA
- a CDS encoding PepSY-associated TM helix domain-containing protein, whose protein sequence is MILLITGIYLWWPQGRKNVFGTLLPRLNGGNRTFWRDLHAVPAFWLSLGIAFLIMTGLPWSGFWGEYVQKWATDAGIGYPAAVWGGEKPESTIPSKDVAEVPWAAEQRPVPQSKEVKASPISIDKVVATAEARNVHPGYDVYFPEGPKGVYTISVFPDQSQDEATLYLDQFSGKVLDDYRFDDYGPLAKIIATGITLHKGTQFGLPNQLAGLIVCLGIVAIAITGLIMWWKRKPVNKLGAPSLPKNFRLVKGVGFLVIALGLLFPLVGISLVVVLLLDRLIIRRVPALKQWVG, encoded by the coding sequence ATGATTCTCCTGATCACCGGGATATATCTTTGGTGGCCTCAGGGCCGCAAAAACGTATTCGGCACCCTCCTCCCCCGACTGAATGGGGGAAACCGAACTTTTTGGCGAGATCTTCATGCGGTTCCGGCCTTTTGGTTGTCTTTGGGGATTGCTTTTTTGATCATGACGGGTTTACCCTGGTCCGGGTTTTGGGGAGAGTATGTGCAAAAATGGGCGACTGATGCCGGTATTGGGTATCCGGCTGCTGTTTGGGGGGGAGAAAAGCCCGAATCGACCATTCCTTCCAAGGATGTGGCTGAGGTACCGTGGGCAGCTGAACAACGGCCCGTTCCCCAATCGAAGGAAGTGAAAGCATCTCCAATCTCCATCGACAAAGTGGTGGCGACTGCCGAAGCTCGTAACGTTCATCCCGGCTACGATGTCTACTTCCCGGAGGGGCCGAAAGGAGTTTACACCATATCTGTCTTCCCCGATCAATCCCAGGATGAGGCCACGTTGTACCTGGATCAATTCAGCGGGAAGGTACTGGATGATTATCGGTTTGATGATTATGGTCCATTAGCCAAAATCATCGCCACCGGCATCACCCTTCACAAAGGAACCCAATTTGGGCTTCCCAACCAACTCGCCGGGCTGATCGTCTGTCTGGGAATCGTGGCCATTGCGATCACCGGACTCATCATGTGGTGGAAACGAAAACCCGTTAACAAACTGGGAGCCCCCTCACTTCCGAAAAACTTTCGGCTGGTCAAAGGGGTCGGCTTTCTCGTCATCGCGTTGGGACTCCTTTTCCCTTTGGTCGGGATCTCACTGGTGGTTGTCCTGCTATTGGATCGGCTCATCATTCGGCGGGTTCCGGCCTTGAAACAATGGGTCGGCTGA
- a CDS encoding thiolase family protein, with protein MREAYLLDAVRTPFGKRDGVLKEIHPVDLLGGLLQGLLRRTRMDPSKVDDVIMGCVDQVGEQGANIARNAWLSAGLPESVPATTVDRQCGSALQAVQFAAQGVMAGQYDLVIAGGVESMSRVPIMSTLGRGLGTPKTDGIRERYHLERAWFDQAYGADRIAKQWGLTREDLDRYAFDSHRRASAARAKGYFQPEILPVQTHVHVGEDEGIRDNPSLEKMAQLPPAFDHVDLITAGNASQISDGASALLIGSKEAVEAFGFRPLARFVAFAVVGADPVTMLTGPIPATRKVLQRAGLRLEDIDLFEINEAFASVVLAWQKEMGVSLEKVNVNGGAIAVGHPLGATGGRLVGTLAYELRRRNGRYGLIAICEGGGMANAAIIEAL; from the coding sequence TTGAGAGAAGCCTATTTGTTGGATGCCGTCAGAACCCCCTTCGGTAAACGGGACGGCGTTTTGAAAGAAATTCATCCCGTCGACTTGCTGGGTGGCCTTTTGCAAGGATTGCTTCGCCGCACCCGGATGGACCCGAGTAAAGTGGATGATGTGATCATGGGATGCGTGGACCAAGTGGGTGAGCAGGGGGCCAACATCGCCCGCAATGCCTGGTTGTCGGCCGGGCTTCCCGAGTCAGTGCCCGCTACGACGGTAGATCGGCAATGCGGTTCGGCGTTGCAGGCGGTTCAATTCGCGGCGCAGGGCGTAATGGCGGGACAGTACGATTTGGTGATTGCCGGCGGCGTGGAATCGATGTCCCGGGTTCCGATCATGTCCACGCTGGGACGGGGGTTGGGTACCCCGAAGACGGATGGGATCCGTGAGCGGTATCATCTGGAGAGGGCTTGGTTCGATCAAGCGTACGGCGCGGATCGGATTGCCAAGCAGTGGGGACTGACGCGTGAAGATCTCGACCGGTACGCTTTTGACAGTCATCGACGGGCGTCAGCGGCTCGTGCCAAGGGATATTTTCAACCAGAAATCCTCCCTGTACAAACACACGTGCATGTCGGGGAAGATGAAGGTATCCGCGACAACCCGTCATTGGAAAAAATGGCGCAATTGCCCCCCGCGTTCGACCACGTCGACCTGATCACGGCCGGCAATGCGAGCCAAATCTCGGACGGGGCGAGTGCCCTTTTGATCGGTTCAAAGGAAGCGGTGGAGGCATTCGGGTTCCGTCCTTTGGCCCGGTTTGTTGCTTTCGCCGTCGTCGGTGCTGATCCGGTGACGATGTTAACCGGACCGATCCCTGCCACGCGAAAGGTATTGCAGCGGGCGGGTCTGAGATTGGAGGACATCGACCTGTTCGAGATCAATGAAGCATTTGCTTCCGTTGTGCTGGCTTGGCAAAAAGAGATGGGTGTTTCGTTGGAAAAAGTGAACGTCAACGGTGGCGCGATTGCAGTGGGGCACCCTTTGGGAGCGACGGGGGGACGGCTGGTCGGCACATTGGCGTACGAACTCCGCAGACGTAACGGACGTTACGGGTTGATCGCCATCTGCGAAGGCGGCGGCATGGCCAACGCGGCCATCATTGAGGCGTTGTAG
- a CDS encoding antibiotic biosynthesis monooxygenase family protein — protein MYQVNNRISIESAEQLQHLVERFRTAPESMKEVPGFVSFRLLKAEDGSHLLVETVFESKEAFVKWTQSGHFKRAHGGRSHQNARPDLSAYEVLIK, from the coding sequence ATGTATCAGGTGAACAACCGCATTTCAATCGAATCCGCGGAACAACTGCAACACTTGGTGGAACGGTTTCGTACGGCGCCGGAATCAATGAAGGAAGTGCCCGGGTTCGTCTCGTTTCGCCTGCTCAAAGCGGAAGACGGTTCCCATCTGTTGGTGGAGACCGTTTTTGAATCAAAAGAAGCTTTTGTCAAATGGACGCAAAGCGGACATTTCAAACGGGCTCATGGCGGTCGCAGCCATCAAAACGCCCGACCCGATCTGTCCGCATACGAAGTATTAATCAAGTAG
- a CDS encoding acyl-CoA dehydrogenase family protein — protein MKLTHQEEVQVFRQTFRRFLEKEAVPHYEQWEKDRLIPRSFWKKMGENGWLCPTVEERYGGAGADWLYAVAIIEEMERVGSGLAGIALHNEIVVPYLTAYGTEEQKQRWLPGCVSGDLITAIAMTEPGAGSDLANITTTARREGNVYVLNGQKTFITNGFHADLIIVVCKTDPGAEPQHRGISLLVVERGTPGFERGKKLEKVGLHCLDTTELYFHECRVPVRNLLGEEGKGFYYLMNQLQQERLVVALSAWVAAEEMFRTTLDYVKMRTAFGKPIGQFQHTQFTMAEMATEIELGRAFLERLIEEHRKGVDCVTEVSMAKWWLTEMAKRVAAQCMQLHGGYGYMEEYPIARRFRDIAVTSIYAGTNEIMKSIIAKRLGLGEGR, from the coding sequence ATGAAGTTGACACACCAAGAGGAGGTGCAGGTGTTTCGCCAAACATTCCGCCGCTTTCTGGAAAAGGAAGCAGTTCCCCACTACGAGCAGTGGGAAAAGGATCGGCTGATCCCGCGATCATTTTGGAAGAAGATGGGGGAGAACGGCTGGCTTTGTCCCACCGTGGAGGAGCGGTACGGCGGGGCGGGGGCGGATTGGTTGTACGCGGTGGCCATCATCGAGGAAATGGAACGTGTCGGTTCCGGGTTGGCCGGCATAGCGTTGCACAATGAAATCGTGGTGCCTTATCTCACCGCTTACGGAACGGAGGAGCAAAAACAACGCTGGTTGCCGGGATGTGTCAGCGGTGATTTGATTACGGCCATCGCCATGACGGAGCCGGGGGCGGGTTCCGACTTGGCCAATATCACTACGACGGCCCGCCGCGAAGGGAACGTTTACGTGCTGAACGGGCAAAAAACCTTTATCACCAACGGGTTTCACGCTGACTTAATCATCGTTGTGTGTAAAACCGATCCCGGTGCAGAACCCCAACACAGAGGAATCAGTCTGCTCGTGGTGGAACGAGGAACACCGGGATTTGAAAGAGGAAAGAAGCTGGAGAAAGTGGGTTTGCACTGTCTGGACACGACAGAACTCTATTTTCACGAGTGCCGTGTGCCGGTTCGTAATCTCCTGGGGGAAGAAGGAAAAGGGTTTTACTATCTGATGAACCAGCTGCAACAGGAGCGTTTGGTGGTGGCGTTGTCCGCTTGGGTGGCGGCCGAAGAGATGTTTCGGACAACGTTGGACTACGTAAAAATGCGGACGGCATTCGGAAAGCCGATCGGCCAGTTTCAACACACGCAATTCACCATGGCGGAGATGGCCACGGAGATTGAATTGGGTCGCGCTTTTCTTGAACGTCTGATCGAAGAACACAGAAAAGGCGTTGACTGCGTCACCGAAGTGTCGATGGCCAAATGGTGGCTGACCGAGATGGCCAAACGGGTGGCCGCCCAGTGCATGCAACTGCACGGCGGATACGGATACATGGAGGAATACCCCATCGCACGGAGATTCCGGGACATCGCCGTCACCTCCATTTACGCGGGAACCAATGAGATCATGAAATCCATTATCGCCAAACGCTTGGGATTGGGCGAAGGAAGGTGA
- a CDS encoding N,N-dimethylformamidase beta subunit family domain-containing protein, translating to MNWWNRIAQYSQKQLEQELTRREAIEKLTRLMGMVVGSSTLAPDFLKTLSLFVGQSNHLHLLQGSQSSQVEPSHATSIREENRKPGTNNWKISIPGKHLLQGYASAVSVRPGNWITFYVSSQKPYRMEIYRMGWYGGRGGRLVEKIDGLPAVSQPSTPDPETMDAGWKPTHAIRIPHHWTTGFYLNKLVDEEGRQSYIPFVVRQSVPQADFAVLIATNTYHAYNAWGGKSLYSYNSTEGIQSAKVSFNRPFDDYFGAGQFFKFEYNLIRWLEKKGYSLTYLTDTDVHLGLLEKAQIKALIIAGHSEYWSMQMRNSIETLTDNRINLAVFGANVGYWQVRFEPDKEGRPDRVMVSYKQNADRDPYYYIHPELVTTRFRDKPVLKPEDQVFGIMYCGIPDHTAPMVVADPDHWIYEGTGLRKGDKIPGVVGGEIDRYGGKIPGVQVIAHSPTYCYGKPTYANVVWYPKPGGKAAFATGTFYWSWFLDPFGHTAQAAYNAKVDRMTTNVLERLKQS from the coding sequence TTGAACTGGTGGAATCGCATTGCTCAGTATTCACAAAAGCAGTTGGAACAGGAGTTGACGCGACGGGAAGCGATAGAGAAATTGACCCGGTTGATGGGGATGGTTGTGGGGTCCAGCACCCTCGCACCTGATTTCCTCAAGACGTTGTCGTTGTTTGTGGGCCAATCCAATCATTTGCATTTGTTGCAGGGGAGCCAATCGTCGCAAGTCGAACCGTCACATGCAACCAGCATCCGCGAAGAAAACCGCAAACCGGGAACGAACAATTGGAAGATCTCGATTCCCGGCAAGCACCTGTTGCAGGGTTATGCTTCCGCCGTATCAGTCCGTCCCGGCAACTGGATCACGTTTTACGTTTCCAGCCAGAAGCCGTATCGGATGGAGATCTATCGGATGGGGTGGTACGGTGGGCGAGGGGGACGTTTGGTCGAGAAAATCGATGGACTTCCGGCCGTATCACAGCCATCGACGCCTGATCCGGAAACGATGGACGCCGGTTGGAAGCCGACACACGCCATTCGCATTCCCCATCATTGGACGACGGGTTTTTATCTGAACAAACTGGTGGACGAGGAAGGTCGACAAAGCTATATTCCGTTTGTTGTACGTCAATCCGTACCGCAAGCCGATTTTGCCGTCTTGATCGCAACCAACACCTATCACGCCTACAACGCCTGGGGTGGCAAGAGTTTGTACTCCTACAACAGCACCGAAGGCATTCAATCCGCCAAAGTTTCGTTCAACCGCCCATTTGATGACTATTTTGGTGCAGGCCAATTTTTCAAGTTTGAGTACAACCTCATTCGCTGGCTGGAGAAAAAAGGGTATAGCCTGACCTATCTGACAGACACGGACGTGCATCTCGGTCTGCTTGAGAAAGCGCAGATCAAAGCGTTGATTATTGCGGGACACTCGGAATACTGGTCGATGCAGATGCGCAACAGCATCGAGACGCTCACCGACAACCGCATCAACTTGGCGGTGTTCGGTGCCAATGTCGGGTACTGGCAGGTCCGATTTGAACCGGACAAAGAGGGACGCCCCGATCGTGTGATGGTATCCTACAAACAAAACGCCGATCGCGATCCTTACTACTATATCCATCCGGAATTGGTCACGACGCGTTTTCGTGATAAGCCTGTATTGAAGCCGGAAGATCAGGTTTTTGGCATCATGTATTGTGGAATCCCGGATCATACGGCTCCAATGGTGGTGGCGGATCCCGATCATTGGATATATGAAGGAACCGGTTTGCGGAAAGGCGACAAGATTCCAGGTGTTGTCGGCGGCGAGATCGATCGTTATGGTGGCAAGATCCCGGGTGTTCAGGTCATTGCTCATTCGCCGACCTATTGTTACGGAAAACCCACCTATGCCAATGTGGTTTGGTATCCGAAACCGGGGGGCAAAGCGGCATTTGCCACAGGGACGTTTTATTGGAGCTGGTTCCTGGATCCGTTTGGTCACACGGCACAGGCGGCGTACAATGCCAAGGTGGATCGGATGACGACCAATGTGCTGGAACGGCTGAAGCAATCATAA
- a CDS encoding CaiB/BaiF CoA transferase family protein, with amino-acid sequence MLHGVRIVDFSWYLPGPSATQRLADRGAEVIKVEPPGGDPARRMPAVFHAYNRGKKSVVIDLKQPAGREAALRLIADADVVVESFRPDVMAQLGLGYEQVRKVKPDIVYCSITGYGQTGPMSSLASHDLNYVSLSGALSQIKDDKGRPVHPALTWADLIGGIAASEAIATALFRRERTGEGAHLDISLFGAMTALMAHYRYQPEGIPFLSGQIVNYAIYETADSRYVSLAALEEKFWERFCKRSGREDWLQAYFSPVSEENPFYEEIKRWFLSRPLQFWEEWGREADCCLTPVLEPDEVWQHPQVKHDDGLCSPDNRIPELGAHTGALLQDTEPVD; translated from the coding sequence TTGCTGCATGGCGTTCGTATTGTCGATTTTTCATGGTATCTGCCCGGACCGTCCGCCACCCAACGATTGGCGGACCGCGGAGCCGAAGTGATCAAAGTGGAACCGCCCGGCGGCGATCCCGCCCGACGGATGCCCGCCGTTTTCCATGCATACAACCGCGGAAAGAAAAGCGTGGTGATCGACCTCAAACAGCCGGCGGGAAGAGAGGCGGCCCTGCGTCTCATCGCTGACGCCGATGTGGTGGTTGAGAGTTTTCGGCCGGATGTCATGGCACAATTGGGCTTGGGCTACGAACAGGTTCGGAAAGTGAAACCCGACATCGTGTATTGCTCGATCACCGGGTACGGCCAGACCGGACCCATGAGCAGTCTGGCCAGCCACGATTTGAACTACGTGTCACTCAGCGGGGCACTGTCACAAATAAAAGATGACAAGGGACGGCCTGTTCATCCCGCCCTCACGTGGGCCGATCTGATCGGCGGCATCGCCGCGAGCGAAGCGATTGCCACCGCACTGTTCCGTCGGGAGCGGACAGGCGAAGGGGCACATCTGGACATTTCCCTGTTCGGCGCCATGACTGCGTTGATGGCGCATTATCGGTACCAACCCGAGGGAATTCCGTTTCTGAGCGGACAGATCGTCAATTACGCCATCTATGAAACAGCCGACAGTCGGTATGTCAGCTTGGCGGCTCTGGAAGAAAAGTTTTGGGAGCGATTTTGCAAGCGTTCGGGCAGAGAGGATTGGTTGCAAGCTTATTTCTCTCCCGTGTCGGAGGAGAATCCGTTTTATGAAGAGATCAAGCGTTGGTTTCTTTCCCGGCCGCTTCAATTTTGGGAGGAATGGGGGCGTGAAGCGGATTGTTGCTTGACACCTGTCCTGGAACCGGATGAAGTATGGCAACATCCACAGGTAAAGCATGATGATGGGTTGTGTTCGCCGGACAACCGGATTCCCGAATTGGGCGCCCACACGGGAGCGCTGTTGCAGGATACGGAACCAGTGGATTGA
- a CDS encoding phospho-sugar mutase, with amino-acid sequence MQAYERWMSFPDLDPALKVELEKCRHDEAEIEDRFYRHLTFGTAGLRGLIGAGTNRMNRYTVRRASEGFARFLLDQPGAPQKGVVIGYDSRHGSLDFARETAGVFAHHGIQVYLFDELCPTPMLSFTIRHLGAAGGVMITASHNPAEYNGYKVFAEDGGQISSDTAQRITRQIERVENELTVPCMPMEEAIETGRLHMMGDVIRSAYTSRLRALSLHPDLAKRMKTPLRLVFTPLHGTGNKPVRRILRELGYEYVHTVPEQEHPDPDFSTVTSPNPEDPRSFDMALAQARECDAHLVIGTDPDADRLGVWVRVRKGEYQPLNGNQIGALLLYYLLEQKKRQGSLPDNGAVIKSIVTSDLGRSIAQSYGVTMEETLTGFKYIAAKIAEYEKSGRHTFLFGYEESYGYLAGSFVRDKDAVQAAMLCCEMAAYHAERGKTLIDVLNGLYQRYGTYRDDLFSFTLKGKEGQETITRIMERLRGKPITHFGGLSVRKCQDYLKGIDGFPYADVLKYRLEDGSWVAVRPSGTEPKIKFYFSVVAEDAERAEQKLHLLQTSIRSLIRPITEKTK; translated from the coding sequence ATGCAAGCTTATGAGAGATGGATGTCGTTTCCCGATTTGGACCCCGCGTTAAAGGTGGAGTTGGAGAAGTGCCGACATGACGAAGCGGAAATCGAGGACCGGTTCTACCGCCACCTCACGTTTGGTACCGCAGGGCTGCGCGGGCTGATCGGTGCGGGAACCAACCGGATGAACCGTTACACCGTCCGGCGTGCCAGCGAAGGTTTTGCGCGGTTTTTGCTCGATCAGCCCGGCGCTCCGCAAAAGGGGGTCGTCATCGGCTACGATTCCCGTCACGGCTCGTTGGATTTCGCCCGGGAAACGGCGGGGGTGTTCGCCCATCACGGCATCCAGGTCTACCTGTTCGACGAATTGTGTCCGACCCCGATGCTGTCGTTTACCATTCGCCATCTGGGAGCGGCGGGCGGCGTCATGATCACTGCCAGCCACAACCCGGCGGAATACAATGGATACAAAGTGTTCGCCGAAGATGGCGGGCAGATCTCTTCCGATACGGCCCAGCGTATCACCCGGCAAATCGAACGGGTCGAAAACGAACTGACCGTCCCTTGTATGCCGATGGAAGAAGCAATTGAAACGGGACGACTGCACATGATGGGGGATGTCATCCGCAGCGCATACACGAGTCGGTTGCGTGCACTGTCCTTGCACCCCGACTTGGCAAAACGGATGAAAACGCCGCTTCGTCTCGTGTTCACGCCATTGCACGGTACCGGCAACAAGCCTGTACGCCGCATCTTGCGGGAGCTGGGTTATGAATACGTTCATACCGTACCCGAACAGGAGCATCCTGATCCTGACTTTTCCACCGTCACCTCACCCAATCCTGAGGACCCCCGCTCTTTCGACATGGCGCTGGCGCAAGCGCGCGAGTGTGATGCTCACTTGGTAATCGGCACCGATCCGGATGCTGACCGCCTGGGAGTATGGGTACGCGTTCGCAAGGGAGAATACCAACCGCTCAACGGAAACCAAATCGGTGCATTGTTACTGTATTATCTCTTGGAACAGAAGAAACGGCAGGGCAGCCTGCCTGACAACGGTGCTGTGATCAAATCCATCGTCACCTCGGATTTGGGCCGGTCGATCGCCCAATCCTACGGCGTCACGATGGAAGAAACCTTGACCGGATTCAAATACATCGCCGCCAAAATCGCGGAGTACGAAAAAAGCGGCCGTCATACATTTCTGTTCGGCTACGAGGAAAGCTACGGCTATCTGGCGGGTTCATTTGTACGGGACAAAGACGCCGTGCAAGCGGCGATGTTGTGTTGCGAAATGGCCGCCTACCATGCAGAACGGGGAAAAACTCTGATCGACGTTTTGAACGGTCTGTACCAGCGGTACGGTACTTACCGGGATGACTTGTTCTCTTTCACCCTGAAAGGAAAAGAGGGGCAGGAAACGATCACCCGCATCATGGAGCGGTTGCGTGGGAAGCCGATCACCCACTTTGGCGGTCTTTCCGTTCGTAAATGTCAAGATTATCTGAAAGGGATCGACGGGTTTCCATATGCGGACGTGTTGAAATACCGCCTTGAAGACGGTAGTTGGGTAGCCGTTCGACCGTCGGGAACCGAACCGAAGATCAAATTTTATTTCAGTGTGGTAGCCGAGGATGCAGAACGCGCCGAACAAAAGTTGCACCTGTTGCAAACATCGATCCGATCGCTGATCCGCCCCATCACCGAAAAGACCAAATGA
- a CDS encoding fatty acid--CoA ligase: MYPTIGTVLEQTAERHPEREAILDLRQNRRVTYEQWNRHINRLARALADTGVKKRDRVSAVLYNTLELGSLFFACAKLGAVFNPINYRLSTEEISFILRDAEPKVVVFESTVEAQIRPIAEREKQLVFWCIDQGTSAGYAQDYWEMVGQAPELSLHIDVDEQDTFSIMYTSGTTGKPKGVMHRHRDLIEQSQILIAVTQLTHQDRGLAVAPMFHVAELHCCFLPRVHIGAGNVLLHQFDARTVLETIRREQVTILFAAPTMWNLLLKENVEDYDLSSLRLGLYGAAPMATSMVRAIHERLEIGLVQAYGMTEMGPAVTFLLPDEHLKKAGSAGKPAIHHEVRVVRPGTDGPSEPEEVLLPGEVGEILVRGTCLMQGYYKREEANRKALYKGWYHSGDLGCLDEDGYLWVVDRMDDMIISGGENIYPREIEDVLYEHPGVFEVAVVGEPDETWGERVVAYVVPKDDALTAEDLDVFLRESDKLSNYKRPRRYVFVEALPKNASGKILRYRLRPKGAAGVSVGREGSG, encoded by the coding sequence ATGTATCCAACGATTGGAACGGTGTTGGAACAGACGGCGGAACGGCATCCGGAACGGGAAGCGATTTTGGATCTCCGTCAAAATCGACGTGTCACCTATGAACAGTGGAACCGTCACATCAATCGGTTGGCGCGTGCACTGGCTGATACGGGGGTAAAAAAAAGAGACCGTGTTTCCGCGGTGTTGTACAACACTTTGGAATTGGGCTCCCTCTTTTTCGCCTGCGCCAAGTTGGGAGCGGTCTTCAACCCGATCAATTACCGGCTCTCCACTGAGGAGATTTCATTTATCCTCCGGGATGCGGAGCCGAAAGTGGTCGTTTTCGAGTCAACGGTGGAAGCGCAGATTCGGCCCATCGCGGAACGAGAGAAACAGTTGGTGTTTTGGTGTATCGACCAAGGGACATCAGCTGGTTATGCGCAGGATTACTGGGAAATGGTCGGGCAAGCACCGGAACTTTCCTTGCATATCGATGTGGATGAACAAGACACTTTTTCCATCATGTACACCAGCGGCACCACGGGCAAACCCAAGGGGGTGATGCACCGTCACCGCGATCTGATCGAGCAAAGCCAAATCCTGATCGCCGTGACGCAACTCACGCACCAGGACCGCGGGCTGGCTGTCGCACCCATGTTTCACGTGGCGGAACTGCATTGCTGTTTTCTCCCGCGGGTGCACATCGGTGCCGGCAACGTCTTGTTGCATCAATTCGATGCCCGTACGGTGTTGGAGACGATCCGGCGGGAACAAGTGACCATATTGTTCGCCGCGCCCACCATGTGGAACCTGTTGCTGAAAGAAAACGTGGAGGACTATGATTTGTCATCGCTTCGGCTGGGATTGTACGGGGCGGCACCGATGGCCACGTCGATGGTCCGAGCCATTCACGAGCGGTTGGAAATCGGTTTGGTACAGGCCTACGGGATGACCGAAATGGGCCCGGCTGTCACGTTTCTCCTTCCGGATGAACATCTGAAAAAAGCCGGCTCTGCCGGAAAACCCGCCATCCATCACGAAGTGCGCGTGGTCCGGCCGGGGACGGACGGCCCCTCCGAACCGGAAGAGGTGCTCCTGCCGGGGGAAGTGGGCGAAATTCTGGTACGGGGAACTTGCTTGATGCAGGGTTATTACAAACGAGAGGAAGCCAATCGCAAAGCCTTGTACAAGGGATGGTACCACAGCGGCGATTTGGGCTGTCTCGACGAAGACGGGTATCTGTGGGTGGTGGACCGGATGGATGACATGATCATCAGCGGAGGTGAAAATATCTATCCGCGCGAGATTGAGGATGTCTTGTACGAGCACCCCGGTGTATTCGAAGTGGCTGTCGTCGGCGAACCGGATGAAACGTGGGGAGAGCGCGTCGTCGCGTACGTGGTGCCAAAGGATGATGCGTTGACGGCGGAAGATTTGGATGTGTTTTTGCGGGAGAGTGACAAACTGAGCAATTACAAACGGCCCAGGCGTTACGTTTTCGTGGAGGCACTGCCGAAAAACGCAAGTGGCAAAATTCTGCGGTACCGATTGCGTCCCAAAGGGGCAGCGGGTGTCTCCGTCGGCCGGGAAGGGAGCGGTTGA